From a region of the Aulosira sp. FACHB-615 genome:
- a CDS encoding peptidoglycan-binding protein produces the protein MLFWKLRGRTLIVKVVFALLSIELGLIAIPGYAQFTTRQWVIVGRTDDGFYYVDVNSIKGEGNYRSFWYKREAKESRYSLDGSSPGRIYTKQVTNFYIDCDTRKIGIIQAVAYYPSGEVEKKYESALGSYPERLDSVIPESIGENLLEYVCSLRSNTQTIQTQNIPNTKPPAQPNNQNTNVTQQVLPKLELNSTGSAVELLQQKLKKLGFFKDDITGYYGVVTQDAVITFQRSRGINADGIVGQQTWTELLK, from the coding sequence ATGTTATTTTGGAAGCTAAGAGGGCGAACACTTATAGTAAAGGTAGTTTTTGCTCTTTTATCTATAGAATTAGGGCTTATTGCCATTCCTGGATATGCTCAATTTACAACAAGACAGTGGGTAATTGTTGGTAGAACTGATGATGGTTTTTACTATGTAGATGTAAATAGTATTAAAGGAGAAGGAAACTATAGAAGTTTCTGGTATAAAAGAGAAGCAAAAGAATCCAGATATTCTCTTGATGGTTCTTCTCCAGGTAGAATATATACCAAACAAGTTACTAATTTTTACATAGACTGCGATACTAGAAAAATAGGAATAATTCAAGCAGTAGCATATTATCCTTCAGGTGAAGTTGAAAAAAAATATGAATCTGCTTTAGGTTCTTATCCAGAAAGATTAGATTCTGTTATACCTGAATCTATCGGTGAGAATTTACTAGAATACGTTTGTTCTTTGAGAAGCAATACTCAAACAATTCAAACTCAAAATATACCTAATACTAAACCTCCTGCCCAACCAAATAATCAAAATACTAACGTTACTCAACAGGTGTTACCAAAGTTAGAGCTAAACTCAACTGGTAGTGCAGTGGAGTTATTACAACAAAAGCTTAAGAAATTAGGTTTCTTTAAGGACGATATTACAGGTTACTATGGTGTTGTTACCCAAGATGCTGTAATTACCTTTCAAAGAAGTAGAGGTATTAATGCAGA